The proteins below are encoded in one region of Misgurnus anguillicaudatus chromosome 24, ASM2758022v2, whole genome shotgun sequence:
- the aipl1 gene encoding aryl-hydrocarbon-interacting protein-like 1, producing MDFVQLLKYIQISNYILDNMEDSIKLGLEGIRKTILHGGTGEMPRFVTGTKVTFHFCTQLCNDERTVIDDSKKAGTPMEMVIGNMFKLDVWETLLTSMRIGEVAEFWCDVIHTGLYPIVAKSLRRIAEGKDPVDWHIHTCGMANMFAYHSLGYDDLDELQKEPQPLYFVMELLKVQQPNEYDRESWALNDEERLKAVPVLHGQGNKLFKQGRIEDATMKYKEAIVCIKNVQSKEKAWEAPWLKLEKMANTLTLNYCQCLLRMEEYYEVIEHTSDIINQHPGTMKAFYLRGKAHMEVWNEAEARADFLRVLDLDPRMKKAIKKELAVLKMRMELKNEEDRLRYKGMFTKISGVEETLELETAEREIPERSSPEEETSAGTTQEQKNPDRESLEKTSEEQTNLEQASLSPTKPSEIIVEQPAEDVTPEPNTTEQAILEETNLSHMNLEQSPSEQTTPEQN from the exons ATGGATTTCGTCCAGCTGTTGAAG TATATACAGATCTCCAACTATATACTTGACAACATGGAGGATAGCATAAAGCTAGGGCTTGAAGGGATCAGGAAGACCATCTTGCATGGAGGAACCGGTGAGATGCCCAGATTTGTCACAGGAACTAAG GTGACTTTTCACTTCTGTACCCAGCTCTGTAATGATGAGCGCACCGTAATAGATGACAGTAAGAAGGCAGGTACACCCATGGAAATGGTAATTGGGAACATGTTTAAACTGGATGTCTGGGAAACTCTGCTGACGTCCATGCGCATAGGGGAGGTGGCTGAGTTCTGGTGTGATGTCATT CACACAGGGTTGTACCCCATAGTGGCAAAGAGCCTGAGGCGCATTGCCGAGGGAAAGGATCCGGTGGACTGGCATATTCATACCTGTGGAATGGCAAATATGTTTGCATATCACAGTCTGGGCTATGACGATCTGGATGAACTTCAGAAAGAACCACAACCTCTTTACTTTGTAATGGAACTACTAAAG GTACAGCAGCCCAATGAATATGACAGAGAGTCATGGGCTCTAAATGACGAAGAGCGTCTTAAGGCAGTACCTGTGCTCCACGGTCAAGGAAACAAACTATTCAAAcagggccgcattgaagacgcCACTATGAAATATAAAGAAGCCATTGTTTGTATCAAGAATGTGCAGTCAAAGGAGA AGGCATGGGAAGCTCCCTGGCTAAAATTGGAGAAAATGGCCAATACTCTCACTTTAAATTACTGTCAGTGTCTCCTGCGCATGGAGGAGTACTACGAGGTCATTGAACACACGTCTGACATCATCAACCAACACCCCG gcACGATGAAAGCCTTTTATCTCCGTGGCAAAGCGCACATGGAAGTGTGGAATGAAGCAGAGGCAAGAGCGGATTTCCTGAGAGTGCTGGATCTGGATCCACGAATGAAAAAGGCTATTAAGAAGGAGCTAGCAGTGCTCAAAATGCGTATGGAGTTAAAAAACGAGGAGGACAGACTGAGATACAAGGGAATGTTCACAAAAATATCAGGGGTGGAAGAAACTCTGGAGTTAGAGACTGCAGAGCGAGAGATTCCCGAGCGATCATCTCCAGAAGAAGAAACTTCTGCTGGAACAACTCAAGAACAAAAGAATCCAGACAGAGAATCTCTGGAAAAAACATCTGAAGAACAAACAAATCTAGAACAAGCAAGTTTATCTCCAACAAAACCTTCAGAAATTATTGTGGAACAACCAGCAGAAGATGTGACTCCAGAACCAAATACTACAGAACAAGCTATTCTAGAAGAAACAAATCTGAGTCACATGAATCTGGAGCAGTCACCTTCTGAACAAACAACTCCAGAGCAAAACTAG